One Panicum virgatum strain AP13 chromosome 9K, P.virgatum_v5, whole genome shotgun sequence genomic region harbors:
- the LOC120648381 gene encoding BOI-related E3 ubiquitin-protein ligase 1-like isoform X1: MAVEAHHLLHAGGQRPQLLAPHEGWAWAGDAACCEAPAATAAGQGQRRLAGKQQQQQHYRFQQPCAATPAAAAGPRLVAPTGLYAPGPQLCAADASESGVTFGGGGGGAQQQAMAPRKRKRAGEGQPAPALGLASADVAARFQQQLVDVDRLVLQHTSKMWADLREQRRRHAGQVVAAVEAAAAKRLRAKDEEIEHIGRLNWALEERVRSLYVEAQVWRDLAQSNEAAANALRGELQQALDAQQARCGGGVLADGGAGDAESCCCGENDVAAGGTGAGDEGEDEAGTPGTRRMCTVCGEGAAEVLMLPCRHLCACAPCAGAARACPACGCAKNGSVCVNFS, translated from the exons ATGGCCGTCGAGGCGCACCATCTGCTCCACGCGGGAGGCCAGAGGCCGCAGCTGCTGGCTCCCCACGAGGGGTGGGCCTGGGCGGGCGACGCCGCGTGCtgcgaggcgccggcggcgaccgccgcGGGGCAGGGGCAGCGGAGACTCGcgggcaagcagcagcagcagcagcactacAGGTTCCAGCAGCCGTGCGCGGCcaccccggccgcggcggcggggccgcggcTCGTCGCGCCGACGGGGCTGTACGCGCCCGGGCCGCAGCTGTGCGCGGCCGACGCGTCGGAGAGCGGCGTCACGttcggcggaggtggaggcggcgcgcaGCAGCAGGCGATGGCGCCCAGGAAGCGgaagcgcgccggcgaggggcagccggcgccggcgctcgggCTCGCCTCCGCCGACGTGGCGGCGCGCTTCCAGCAGCAGCTGGTCGATGTCGACCGCCTCGTGCTCCAGCAC ACCTCGAAGATGTGGGCGGACCTGAgggagcagcgccggcggcacgCCGGGCAGGTGGTGGCCGCcgtggaggccgcggcggcgaagcgGCTGCGCGCCAAGGACGAGGAGATCGAGCACATCGGGCGCCTCAACTGGGCGCTCGAGGAGCGGGTCAGGAGCCTCTACGTGGAGGCGCAGGTGTGGCGCGACCTGGCGCAGTCCAACGAAGCCGCCGCCAACGCGCTCCGCGGCGAGCTGCAGCAGGCGCTCGACGCCCAGCAggcgcgctgcggcggcggcgttctcgccgacggcggcgccggcgacgccgagTCGTGCTGCTGCGGGGAGaacgacgtcgccgccggcggcaccgGGGCCGGCGACGAGGGGGAGGACGAGGCGGGGACGCCGGGGACGAGGAGGATGTGCACGGTgtgcggcgagggcgcggccgAGGTGCTGATGCTGCCGTGCCGGCACCTGTGCGCGTGCGCGccgtgcgcgggcgcggcgcgggcgtgcCCGGCGTGCGGGTGCGCCAAGAACGGCAGCGTCTGCGTCAACTTTTCGTGA
- the LOC120648382 gene encoding acidic leucine-rich nuclear phosphoprotein 32-related protein 2-like: MAAAGEDDAAWERAIDAATKATSGPKTLTLDGAVKSSTGRLPSPALFEGFAASLEELSVAGARLSSLQGLPRLPALRRLSLPDNRLSGAPALAAVAEACGATLRHLDLGNNRFAEVGELEPLAKLGVEALDLEQCPVSKAKGYREKVFALIPSLKYLDGADAQGNERLETDDEDYVEDEDDEEGEEEGEDGEGEEGEEDDGEEGDEENEEYDEGDDDEEEGDEEAEDEEDEADDDELDADADDKENIESKAGSSLPSKRKRDNDDDTNGDN, from the exons atggccgccgccggcgaggacgacgCGGCGTGGGAGCGCGCCATCGACGCCGCCACCAAGGCCACCTCCGGGCCCAAGACCCTCACCCTCGACGGCGCCGTCAAGTCCTCCACgggccgcctcccctccccggccCTCTTCGAGGGCTTCGCCGCCTCCCTCGAGGAGCTGTCCGTTGCGGGGGCCCGCCTCTCCTCGCTCCAGGGCTTGCCGCGCCtcccggcgctccgccgcctctcGCTCCCCGACAACCGCCTCTCGGGGgcccccgcgctcgccgccgtcgcggaggCCTGCGGCGCCACGCTGCGCCACCTGGATCTGGGGAACAACCGCTTCGCCGAGGTCGGGGAGCTCGAGCCGCTCGCCAAGCTCGGGGTCGAGGCGCTCGACCTGGAGCAGTGCCCCGTCAGCAAGGCCAAGGGGTACAGGGAGAAGGTCTTCGCGCTGATTCCCAGCTTGAAGTATCTGGACGGCGCCGACGCCCAAGGCAACGAGCGTTTGGAGACGGATGACGAGGACTACGttgaggacgaggacgacgaggagggggaggaggaaggagaagacggggagggagaggaaggagaagaggatgaTGGTGAGGAAGGGGATGAAGAAAATGAGGAGTATGATGAAggggatgatgatgaagaagaaggtgacGAAGAG GCTGAAGACGAAGAGGATGAAGCTGATGATGATGAACTTGATGCTGATGCAGATGACAAGGAGAACATTGAAAGCAAAGCAGGATCATCCCTGCCGAGCAAGAGGAAAAGGGATAATGATGATGACACCAATGGAGACAATTAA
- the LOC120648381 gene encoding BOI-related E3 ubiquitin-protein ligase 1-like isoform X2 has translation MAVEAHHLLHAGGQRPQLLAPHEGWAWAGDAAGQGQRRLAGKQQQQQHYRFQQPCAATPAAAAGPRLVAPTGLYAPGPQLCAADASESGVTFGGGGGGAQQQAMAPRKRKRAGEGQPAPALGLASADVAARFQQQLVDVDRLVLQHTSKMWADLREQRRRHAGQVVAAVEAAAAKRLRAKDEEIEHIGRLNWALEERVRSLYVEAQVWRDLAQSNEAAANALRGELQQALDAQQARCGGGVLADGGAGDAESCCCGENDVAAGGTGAGDEGEDEAGTPGTRRMCTVCGEGAAEVLMLPCRHLCACAPCAGAARACPACGCAKNGSVCVNFS, from the exons ATGGCCGTCGAGGCGCACCATCTGCTCCACGCGGGAGGCCAGAGGCCGCAGCTGCTGGCTCCCCACGAGGGGTGGGCCTGGGCGGGCGA cgccgcGGGGCAGGGGCAGCGGAGACTCGcgggcaagcagcagcagcagcagcactacAGGTTCCAGCAGCCGTGCGCGGCcaccccggccgcggcggcggggccgcggcTCGTCGCGCCGACGGGGCTGTACGCGCCCGGGCCGCAGCTGTGCGCGGCCGACGCGTCGGAGAGCGGCGTCACGttcggcggaggtggaggcggcgcgcaGCAGCAGGCGATGGCGCCCAGGAAGCGgaagcgcgccggcgaggggcagccggcgccggcgctcgggCTCGCCTCCGCCGACGTGGCGGCGCGCTTCCAGCAGCAGCTGGTCGATGTCGACCGCCTCGTGCTCCAGCAC ACCTCGAAGATGTGGGCGGACCTGAgggagcagcgccggcggcacgCCGGGCAGGTGGTGGCCGCcgtggaggccgcggcggcgaagcgGCTGCGCGCCAAGGACGAGGAGATCGAGCACATCGGGCGCCTCAACTGGGCGCTCGAGGAGCGGGTCAGGAGCCTCTACGTGGAGGCGCAGGTGTGGCGCGACCTGGCGCAGTCCAACGAAGCCGCCGCCAACGCGCTCCGCGGCGAGCTGCAGCAGGCGCTCGACGCCCAGCAggcgcgctgcggcggcggcgttctcgccgacggcggcgccggcgacgccgagTCGTGCTGCTGCGGGGAGaacgacgtcgccgccggcggcaccgGGGCCGGCGACGAGGGGGAGGACGAGGCGGGGACGCCGGGGACGAGGAGGATGTGCACGGTgtgcggcgagggcgcggccgAGGTGCTGATGCTGCCGTGCCGGCACCTGTGCGCGTGCGCGccgtgcgcgggcgcggcgcgggcgtgcCCGGCGTGCGGGTGCGCCAAGAACGGCAGCGTCTGCGTCAACTTTTCGTGA